The sequence below is a genomic window from Candidatus Dormiibacterota bacterium.
ACAAAGAGGAGGAGGCGAACGACCCTAAGTTTGCCAAAGAGCTAGCCGAACTGGCTGATGTATATATAGATGACGCCTTTGCTGCTGTTCACCGTGCCCATGCCTCTACCGTCGGCGTTACCAAATACCTGCCTGCTGCTGCCGGCCTGCTAGTAGAGCGGGAGGTTAAAACAATTACTGAGGCCCTCGAGCACCCAGCCAAACCGCTAGTTGCGGTGGTCGGCGGAGCCAAGGTTTCTACCAAAATAGACACTCTGAATAATTTAATGAAGTACGCCGATAAAATTGCGATTGGCGGAGCCATGGCCAATACATTCCTGGCCGCTCAGGGTAAAAAGATTGGCAAAAGCAAGCATGAGGCCGATCGCGTGAAAGATGCCAAAAAAATCATTGCGAGTGCCAAGCGTGAAGGCGTAGAGCTGGTAATACCTACCGATGTGATCGTGGCGAAAAGCTTGACCCAAACCAAGCTCGGCCGTCTGACCGATCTAAACAATGTTGAAGCCGACGACTATATTGTGGACTTGGGCCCTAAGACGGTAGCGGCTATTCTGAACCCCCTCGATTTTCATGGCAGCGTAATTTGGAATGGCCCGCTGGGGGTTGCCGAAATCCCTGCCTTTGCACATGCTTCGTTGAGTCTGGCGCACAACATTATAGAATCCGGAGCCAAGTGCATTATTGGCGGGGGAGACACAGCTGCCTTTGTAGATGATGCCGGTCTGCACGATAAGTTTGCTTGGGTTTCAACCGGCGGCGGCGCTAGCCTAGAGCTAATGAGCGGCCAGAAACTGCCCGGCCTTAAAGCCCTACAGGACTAAGTGACAATAGATAGCGTAAGCGGTATTATTAAATAGTAATGGATAGAATTAGGTGAAGCACTACACTATAGTCGGCAACTGGAAGATGCATTTCGGCCAACCGGAGGCGGCGGTTAAATACGTTAAAAAACTGCATGAAAGGGTCAAGCCTCATACGCACGTAACGTCTGTGGTGGCGCCGCCATTTACGGCTCTAGCGGCTGTAGCGGAAGAAGTAGAATCCGACACCTTTAAGGTTGCCGCCCAGAACCTGCATGAATGCGACGAGGGAGCCTACACTGGCGAAATCTCCGCCCCGATGCTAAAGGGTCTGGCCAGGTACGTAATAGTCGGCCACTCTGAGCGGCGCCGGTATGAGCATGAAACCGATAAACAGATTGCAAAAAAGGTGGCCGCGGCCGTGCGCTGTGATCTAACTGCCATTTTATGCGTAGGCGAAAAGCTAGACGACCGGCAGGAGGGCCATTCCAAGAGGGTGGTGGTAGATCAGCTGCATGGTGCTCTGAGCCAAGTTGCGGCCGAGGATATTAAAGACATTATCATTGCTTACGAGCCGGTCTGGGCGATCGGTACGGGTGAGTATGCCGAGCCAGAGGAAGTGCGCCCGGTTGTAAATGTAATCCGCCAAACGGTAGAGGAGATGTTTGGCCGCGATGCCACAAGCGGATTGCGCATACTCTATGGCGGTAGTGTAGAGCCGGACAATTGCAAAGCTTACCTGCAAGCCGAAAACATCAGCGGTCTATTAGTGGGTGGTGCCAGTATTAATTATGAGCAGTTTTCCCGCATCGTAAAAATCGCGCAGCACTTGGCTGACTCGAGTTAAAGCCCCGCATTACTGCAGGGCTTTTATGCTTCTGGCTTGAAGTAAACCTATCTCGTATTCGATCGCGTCCCGAATGAGATGTCCCAGGGAGCCGCGAATAACTTTTTCTGTCCAGTCCAGACGGCGGGCAATGAGCTCATTGGTAGCTATATCGCGCCTAAAGGCCCAGAGGTCAGAGAGCCCGCAAAGGGAAACTTGTACAATACCTCTCAGCGTAGGGGTCAGATGAGCTCTTTGGATAGCCCGCCAGGCAAGTGGCGACGAAGGCGCCTGACCACGTTGCACCAGATCTCGTAAGGGCTGGTGTATGCATGTCAGGCAAAGCTCAGCCGGACAGGCTTCATCTTCTTCTGGCGGGTGAATCTTACAAAGCTCCTTGTAAAAAAGCAGACTGAGTTCTACAGTGTGGCCGCAGTCATACGCGACCTCTTTGGTGATAGAGTCCACTCTTCTCCCTCGGTCGAGATAGTTACACAGAACGTCCTTGTAAACAAGAATAATTGAATATACCGCATTTTCGGCCCGCCCGTCAATTGACCTTGCTACAATAAGGGAATGAACGATTTGCTGAAAGGCTTGAACGAGCCGCAGAAAGAGGCGGTACTAACTGGTCGTGGGCCGGTACTTATTTTGGCCGGTGCCGGCAGCGGCAAAACCAAAGCCCTAACCCATCGGGTAGCATATTTGGTGTCCGAAAAGAAAGTTTCACCAGTCAGTATTCTGGCCGTGACCTTCACCAATAAAGCGGCCGGCGAAATGCGCCAGCGGGTACTGAAGCTTTTAGGCAGGCAAGCCGACGATCGCAATTACCTGCCGTTTATCGGTACGTTCCATTCGATCTGTGTGCGAATTCTTAGGCGAGAGGGCAAGGTAATCGGTCTGGCCTCAGGATTCACTATTTTTGATTCACAAGATTCCACATCGGCAATTAAACAAGCAATGCGCACTGTGGGTGTGGATGAGAAGCAGTACTCGCCAGGGCTAATACAGAATATGATTTCCTCGGCCAAAAATGAGCTGATGAGCCCGGCGCAGTATGCCAAGCTGGCTTATGGGCCGGCCCAGCAGATTGCTGCCAAGGTTTATGGCGAATACCAAAAGCTTCTCGTACAGGCCTCTGCCGTCGACTTTGACGACCTTATTATGAAAACAGCCGAGCTGTTCAGAAAACATCCGGACGTGCTTAAAAAATATCAGCAGCAGTTCAAGTATATTTTGATAGATGAGTACC
It includes:
- a CDS encoding phosphoglycerate kinase is translated as MKLRTVRDLDVKNKRVLLRVDYNVPISDGIVGDPLRIRASFDTIRYLLSKNCSIVLISHMGRPKGKKAKEFSLCHVAQKASTMLGHHIGFVEDCIGRGAAARAAHLKPGEIIMLENLRFHKEEEANDPKFAKELAELADVYIDDAFAAVHRAHASTVGVTKYLPAAAGLLVEREVKTITEALEHPAKPLVAVVGGAKVSTKIDTLNNLMKYADKIAIGGAMANTFLAAQGKKIGKSKHEADRVKDAKKIIASAKREGVELVIPTDVIVAKSLTQTKLGRLTDLNNVEADDYIVDLGPKTVAAILNPLDFHGSVIWNGPLGVAEIPAFAHASLSLAHNIIESGAKCIIGGGDTAAFVDDAGLHDKFAWVSTGGGASLELMSGQKLPGLKALQD
- the tpiA gene encoding triose-phosphate isomerase, which produces MKHYTIVGNWKMHFGQPEAAVKYVKKLHERVKPHTHVTSVVAPPFTALAAVAEEVESDTFKVAAQNLHECDEGAYTGEISAPMLKGLARYVIVGHSERRRYEHETDKQIAKKVAAAVRCDLTAILCVGEKLDDRQEGHSKRVVVDQLHGALSQVAAEDIKDIIIAYEPVWAIGTGEYAEPEEVRPVVNVIRQTVEEMFGRDATSGLRILYGGSVEPDNCKAYLQAENISGLLVGGASINYEQFSRIVKIAQHLADSS